In Desulfosediminicola ganghwensis, a single window of DNA contains:
- a CDS encoding bifunctional acetyl-CoA hydrolase/transferase family protein/GNAT family N-acetyltransferase: protein MAENIYWADTYVQKICSSAQAIRKIRHGQRIFIGSACGEPQELVRALAHCSKEFSGLEIVRMMSMETSSLIDIADQTHDASLNIRSIYLGSTSSESLSRNKRFITPMNMSEVPSLFTSRRMPVNVAMIQVSPPDDFGWMSLGISVDVTYAATLAADFVIAQVNDRMPRVMGHSFIHVNQVDVVVEHNEELLTIAPIEQSETAARIGKQLSRLIEDGSTLQVGLDAASQATVQALEGKNDLGFHSQYLTEDVMHLYSQGVITNRCKGYNDGKLVASAALGSSNLYEFLHDNPGIEFYPSDYVNDPFTIARHNRMVTMNRASAIDLTGQVLAEAMAHTLYAGVSGIPDFVRGARGSKGGKSIIFLPSTINNGAMSAITPSVAGEAVVVPRGDVHFVATEFGVINLFGKSLQERAMALISISHPDFRDELLDSAKEVGLVARDRKLGTAGKAVYPVQLEDFVYRDNLKITIRPAKPVDERRIQEHYYGLDKDDVVRRFFHEKTSFIRSDVETKSQIDYIRELTLIALVGEAGFENVIAIGEYLLEAETNMAEVAFSVNTQYQGLGLGKALLKKISVAARDNGIAGLVAYTVPTNKAMVNLFKSLPYKVVTYFEDDGLKLTCKFDELKEGLE, encoded by the coding sequence ATGGCAGAAAATATCTACTGGGCCGACACCTATGTTCAAAAGATCTGCAGTTCAGCCCAGGCAATTCGGAAAATACGGCATGGCCAGCGTATATTCATAGGCTCTGCCTGTGGCGAACCCCAGGAACTTGTCCGGGCCCTCGCCCATTGTTCAAAAGAGTTCAGCGGACTTGAGATTGTCAGAATGATGAGCATGGAAACCTCATCACTTATCGATATCGCCGACCAGACCCATGATGCCAGCCTGAACATCCGCTCCATATACCTGGGGTCTACCAGCAGCGAATCACTCTCCCGGAATAAACGCTTTATCACACCGATGAATATGTCCGAAGTGCCCTCACTCTTTACCAGCCGCAGGATGCCGGTGAACGTAGCCATGATCCAGGTTTCCCCCCCGGATGATTTCGGCTGGATGAGTCTCGGCATCTCTGTCGATGTCACCTACGCCGCGACACTGGCTGCCGATTTCGTCATAGCACAGGTCAACGACAGAATGCCCAGGGTTATGGGCCACAGTTTTATCCATGTCAACCAGGTCGATGTTGTTGTCGAACATAACGAAGAGTTGCTGACCATAGCACCAATTGAACAATCTGAAACAGCCGCCCGTATAGGCAAACAACTTTCCAGATTAATAGAAGACGGCTCCACCCTGCAGGTTGGACTCGACGCTGCCTCCCAGGCCACGGTGCAGGCACTGGAGGGGAAAAATGACCTCGGCTTTCACTCCCAGTACCTCACCGAAGACGTAATGCATCTCTATTCGCAGGGGGTGATCACTAACCGCTGCAAAGGATACAACGACGGCAAGCTGGTTGCTTCAGCCGCCCTTGGAAGCTCCAACCTCTACGAATTTCTCCACGACAACCCCGGTATAGAGTTCTACCCCTCCGATTACGTGAACGACCCATTCACCATCGCGCGCCACAACCGGATGGTCACCATGAACCGGGCCAGTGCTATTGATCTTACCGGGCAGGTTCTGGCCGAAGCCATGGCCCACACACTCTATGCCGGAGTGAGCGGTATACCTGATTTCGTGCGGGGAGCCCGCGGCTCCAAGGGTGGAAAATCGATTATCTTTTTACCTTCAACCATCAACAACGGTGCGATGTCGGCGATCACACCTTCCGTAGCGGGTGAAGCCGTGGTGGTACCGCGCGGAGATGTACATTTTGTGGCAACCGAATTCGGCGTCATCAACCTCTTCGGTAAAAGTCTGCAGGAGCGGGCCATGGCACTGATCAGCATTTCTCACCCTGATTTTCGTGATGAACTGCTCGACTCAGCCAAAGAAGTCGGTCTGGTTGCGCGTGACCGCAAACTGGGAACAGCCGGAAAAGCTGTTTATCCCGTCCAGTTAGAGGATTTTGTTTATCGGGATAATCTCAAGATAACCATCCGTCCTGCCAAGCCGGTGGACGAACGAAGGATTCAGGAGCACTACTATGGCCTTGACAAAGATGATGTCGTACGCAGATTTTTTCACGAAAAAACAAGTTTTATCCGTTCCGATGTGGAAACTAAATCGCAAATTGATTATATCAGAGAACTCACGCTTATTGCCCTTGTCGGTGAAGCGGGTTTTGAGAATGTCATTGCCATTGGTGAGTACCTCCTCGAAGCTGAAACCAACATGGCGGAAGTAGCTTTCTCCGTCAACACCCAATATCAGGGACTCGGCCTGGGTAAAGCACTGCTGAAGAAGATCTCAGTGGCAGCACGTGATAACGGAATTGCAGGACTTGTCGCCTATACGGTGCCGACCAACAAGGCAATGGTGAACCTGTTTAAATCACTTCCTTATAAGGTTGTGACATATTTTGAAGATGATGGTCTCAAATTGACCTGCAAGTTCGATGAGCTCAAGGAAGGACTCGAGTAG
- the pta gene encoding phosphate acetyltransferase, with the protein MANNLYVAATEPRSGKSAITLGLMELLTRNIKKVAFFKPLVLVEDRNRERDNTINLIKSQFNLCFDYEEMCGYTLNEASQLISLGKQAELMDGIMAKYNALAAKADFILCEGAEFEGASASFDFDINVDIANNLGCPVILVANGKMKSPEDVVRSIKVYHESLEERSCDILATIANRVDPSYVEQVQELMKVKVARGLTYAIPNDENLGNPSVGEVARLLNAEILYGGENLTRHVRSFTIAAMQLRNLLERIDYGTLIITPGDRSDVVLACLAAVHSMSMPNISGIMLTGGLVPEEAVQNVIEGFQDTVPIISVNENTYEAAIRVEHIHAAITPDNTRKITQALAVFERHIGMDELSDKIIKTKTTIVTPKMFESQLLQRAKSDKQHIVLPEGESDRILQAAEILLRREVVDLTLLGNEDKIKERISSLGLHLDNAQIIEPAKSPHFEDYVQTYYELRKSKGVTLDNARDIMDDLNYYGSMMIYKGHCDGMVSGAEHTTADTIRPAFQFIKTKPDCPIVSSVFLMCLNDRVLAYGDCAVNPNPTAEELAEIAISSAQTAAIFGIDPLVAMLSYSSGKSGKGEQVEKVRRATEIAQERAKTAFPGLEIEGPIQYDAAVDPQVGKAKMPDSKVAGKATVFVFPDLNTGNNTYKAVQRSANAVAVGPILQGLKKPVNDLSRGCLVPDIVNTVAITAVQAQAEKKQISGK; encoded by the coding sequence ATGGCAAACAATCTGTATGTGGCTGCAACTGAGCCACGAAGTGGCAAATCAGCCATTACGTTGGGGCTGATGGAGCTGCTTACCCGCAACATCAAAAAAGTAGCATTTTTCAAACCGCTTGTCCTGGTTGAAGACAGAAACAGAGAACGGGACAACACCATTAACCTTATCAAGAGTCAGTTCAATCTCTGTTTTGATTACGAGGAGATGTGCGGCTACACTTTGAATGAAGCCAGTCAACTCATTTCCCTCGGTAAGCAGGCGGAACTGATGGATGGCATCATGGCCAAGTATAACGCCCTGGCCGCCAAAGCTGACTTCATTCTCTGCGAAGGTGCCGAGTTTGAGGGCGCCTCAGCTTCTTTTGACTTCGACATCAACGTCGATATCGCCAATAATCTGGGTTGTCCGGTCATTCTCGTCGCAAACGGTAAGATGAAGAGTCCGGAGGACGTTGTTCGCTCCATCAAGGTCTATCATGAGTCCCTTGAAGAGCGCAGCTGCGATATTCTTGCTACCATTGCCAACCGCGTCGATCCGAGTTATGTCGAGCAGGTGCAGGAGTTGATGAAGGTCAAGGTTGCACGTGGTCTCACTTACGCTATTCCCAACGACGAGAACCTCGGTAATCCCTCAGTCGGCGAAGTTGCCCGCCTGCTCAATGCCGAAATCCTCTATGGTGGTGAAAACCTTACCCGCCACGTCCGCAGCTTTACCATCGCCGCCATGCAGCTCAGGAATCTGCTGGAGCGTATCGACTACGGCACCCTGATTATCACCCCGGGTGACCGCTCTGACGTGGTTCTTGCCTGTCTGGCCGCAGTACACTCCATGTCCATGCCCAACATCTCGGGCATCATGTTGACTGGCGGACTGGTCCCGGAAGAGGCTGTTCAGAATGTGATCGAAGGGTTCCAGGACACAGTGCCAATCATCTCCGTCAATGAGAACACCTACGAAGCAGCCATCAGGGTTGAGCACATCCACGCTGCGATCACTCCGGACAACACCCGCAAGATCACCCAGGCCCTCGCCGTGTTTGAGCGCCATATCGGCATGGATGAGTTGAGCGACAAGATCATCAAGACCAAGACCACCATCGTCACTCCGAAGATGTTCGAGTCCCAGTTGCTGCAGCGTGCAAAATCTGATAAACAGCACATCGTTTTGCCTGAAGGTGAGTCCGACCGTATCCTCCAGGCCGCTGAGATTCTGCTGCGCCGCGAAGTGGTTGACCTGACCCTCCTCGGTAACGAAGACAAGATCAAGGAACGCATCAGCAGCCTTGGTCTTCACCTCGACAATGCCCAAATCATTGAGCCTGCCAAGTCACCGCACTTCGAGGACTATGTCCAGACCTACTATGAGTTACGCAAGAGCAAAGGTGTAACCCTCGACAATGCCCGTGATATCATGGATGACCTCAACTACTACGGTTCCATGATGATTTATAAAGGGCACTGCGACGGCATGGTTTCCGGCGCTGAACACACCACCGCCGACACCATTCGCCCCGCTTTCCAGTTTATTAAGACCAAGCCGGACTGTCCCATTGTCTCCAGTGTTTTCCTGATGTGCCTCAACGACAGGGTACTGGCGTATGGTGACTGTGCGGTCAACCCCAACCCAACCGCTGAAGAGCTTGCCGAGATCGCCATCTCTTCAGCCCAGACCGCTGCCATCTTTGGTATCGATCCGTTGGTGGCGATGCTCTCCTACTCTTCCGGAAAATCCGGGAAAGGTGAGCAGGTTGAAAAAGTGCGGCGTGCCACCGAGATTGCCCAGGAACGCGCCAAGACTGCTTTCCCCGGACTTGAGATCGAAGGGCCGATCCAGTATGACGCTGCTGTCGATCCGCAAGTCGGTAAAGCGAAAATGCCTGACAGCAAAGTTGCCGGTAAAGCGACTGTTTTCGTATTTCCGGATCTCAACACCGGTAACAACACCTACAAGGCTGTTCAGCGTTCCGCCAATGCGGTAGCCGTTGGTCCAATCCTGCAGGGGCTGAAAAAACCAGTCAACGACCTGAGTCGTGGCTGTCTGGTACCGGATATCGTCAATACTGTGGCGATTACCGCAGTGCAGGCCCAGGCCGAAAAAAAACAAATAAGCGGCAAGTAA
- a CDS encoding serine protein kinase PrkA: MQELNKALESLRKHRGSWAKRALITFSDYLQEVISQPERNIRDVYQVYVDMISTFICEGIDEYKDDAESIDYLDYNCNRLFVEGSDRPFFADRLFANRLMRHVDSVSVGAQQNKIYIFEGPHGSGKSTFLNNLLRKFEEYANTPEGARYEVVWRLNRDDYEEGGQTLSSFTDRIASILENDGKKRAATEIKNFINVKDQTTNYFNVPCPSHDNPLLIIPKDVRRQFLEDLFENGEFKWKLFTEKKYEWIFRDEPCTICTSIYQGLLKKYQDPEHIMRYVYARPYAIRRRLGEGISVFNPGDKPLRHNVIHNDVIQKNLNALFAGSQQVAYLYSRYAKTNNGIYALMDVKSHNTDRLMELHNIISDGIHKVEDLEERVNSLLFALMNPEDRRILDDLQAFSDRIEYIKIPYILDLKTEVQIYLEIFGKAIEKSFLPRVLHNFARVIIATRLRCKSEALLEWIGDPEKYELFCDKDLLLLKMEIFTGNIPKWLEANDVEKFTAKRRKKVIAESENDGWIGLSGRDSIRMFNEFYTRFARDDKMIDMSMLGTFFREYCKQDKELLPEGFLDSLLRMYNYTVLQEVKEALYYYNEEQISRDIQNYMFAVNFEQGASERCTYTGDFIEITADFFRRVEARLLVTESEANAFRNNVQKAYTTSALTQEILRDELDITQTSLFIHLYGRYVHNLKEKVLVPFLQNENFRMAIRDFDSDSFRTYDTKIQEDVTYMIENLTRKYKYSRQGAKEICIYVIDNNLAQAFAEKAVKEVARSTISDIETGV, translated from the coding sequence ATGCAAGAACTGAACAAAGCCCTGGAGAGTCTCAGAAAGCACAGGGGGAGTTGGGCCAAGCGGGCGCTAATTACATTTTCTGATTATCTTCAGGAGGTTATATCTCAGCCTGAGCGCAATATTCGTGACGTATACCAGGTCTATGTCGATATGATCAGTACCTTTATTTGTGAGGGAATAGATGAATATAAGGATGATGCAGAGTCGATAGACTACCTCGATTACAACTGTAACCGTCTTTTCGTTGAAGGTTCCGATCGTCCGTTTTTTGCAGATCGTCTCTTTGCCAACAGGTTGATGCGTCATGTGGATTCAGTCTCTGTTGGCGCCCAGCAGAATAAAATTTACATTTTTGAAGGGCCCCACGGCAGTGGCAAATCGACATTTTTAAATAATCTGCTCAGAAAATTCGAGGAATATGCCAACACCCCTGAAGGGGCTCGCTACGAAGTCGTCTGGCGTTTAAACAGGGATGACTATGAGGAAGGAGGACAGACTCTCAGCTCGTTCACAGACCGGATCGCATCAATCCTTGAAAATGATGGCAAGAAACGGGCGGCGACAGAGATAAAGAATTTCATAAATGTAAAAGATCAGACAACAAACTATTTCAACGTACCCTGTCCGAGCCATGACAACCCGTTGCTGATTATACCGAAAGATGTTCGACGCCAATTCCTGGAAGATCTCTTTGAAAATGGAGAGTTCAAGTGGAAGCTGTTCACCGAGAAGAAGTATGAGTGGATATTCCGGGATGAGCCCTGCACTATCTGCACCTCAATATACCAGGGGCTGTTGAAAAAATATCAGGATCCCGAACATATCATGCGGTATGTCTATGCCCGCCCCTATGCCATTCGAAGGAGGTTGGGAGAGGGTATTTCGGTTTTTAATCCTGGTGATAAACCGCTCAGGCATAATGTGATCCACAATGATGTGATCCAGAAAAACCTCAACGCTCTTTTTGCAGGCTCCCAGCAGGTAGCGTATCTCTATTCACGGTATGCCAAGACCAACAACGGCATATACGCCCTGATGGATGTGAAGTCCCATAACACGGATCGGTTGATGGAACTGCACAATATCATCAGTGACGGTATCCATAAGGTTGAGGATCTGGAAGAGCGGGTAAACTCACTGCTTTTTGCCCTGATGAATCCGGAAGACCGGAGGATTCTGGACGACCTGCAGGCGTTTTCTGATCGTATCGAATACATAAAAATCCCGTATATTCTCGACCTCAAAACCGAGGTGCAGATTTACCTGGAGATCTTTGGCAAAGCAATCGAAAAGAGTTTTCTGCCCAGGGTGCTGCATAATTTTGCCCGGGTAATTATAGCAACGAGGTTGCGCTGCAAATCGGAAGCGCTGCTCGAGTGGATCGGTGATCCCGAGAAGTATGAACTGTTCTGTGACAAGGATTTGCTGCTGCTGAAGATGGAAATCTTCACCGGCAATATTCCGAAATGGCTTGAAGCCAATGACGTTGAAAAGTTCACGGCCAAGAGAAGAAAGAAGGTTATCGCTGAATCTGAAAATGATGGCTGGATAGGGCTTTCCGGGCGTGATTCGATACGGATGTTCAATGAGTTTTACACCAGGTTTGCCCGTGACGACAAGATGATAGATATGTCCATGTTGGGCACATTCTTCCGTGAGTATTGTAAGCAGGACAAAGAACTACTGCCCGAAGGTTTTCTTGATTCCCTGCTCAGGATGTACAATTACACTGTGTTGCAGGAGGTAAAAGAGGCGCTCTACTACTACAACGAAGAGCAGATCTCCCGCGATATTCAGAATTATATGTTCGCTGTTAATTTTGAGCAGGGTGCCAGCGAAAGATGCACCTATACTGGAGACTTTATAGAGATTACGGCCGATTTTTTCAGGAGGGTCGAGGCACGATTGCTGGTAACCGAGAGTGAGGCCAACGCTTTCAGGAATAATGTCCAGAAGGCGTACACGACTTCAGCCCTGACCCAGGAGATTCTTCGCGATGAGTTGGATATAACCCAGACTTCACTCTTCATCCATCTCTACGGACGATACGTCCATAATCTCAAGGAGAAGGTGTTGGTGCCCTTCCTGCAAAACGAGAACTTCCGGATGGCAATTCGGGATTTTGATTCAGATTCTTTCAGAACCTACGACACCAAGATCCAGGAAGACGTTACCTACATGATTGAGAACCTTACCAGAAAATACAAATACTCACGCCAGGGTGCGAAAGAGATCTGTATTTATGTGATTGATAATAATCTGGCCCAGGCATTTGCTGAGAAAGCGGTTAAGGAGGTTGCCCGGTCGACAATTTCTGATATAGAAACAGGGGTGTGA
- a CDS encoding SpoVR family protein, translated as MELISQHAKKIMEGCKERARDAGLTFQDESLEYIVTNRDMLELGPKNMIPTLYDYWVQDVEILKETGRYELYPSNPYETVINTRPPISFYNDNNPDWLNVMIFYHVIGHIDFFQNNIYFRHTWDYDFSSKAISDKRLIAMLRSEKGHWVDYVIEFAKAVDNLVGYYETLAGYARPDGRRITMLDYYFDVFLQKHQKKSISGYVKEIEDYNKKIKENPEKGEQLFLETVKSKYTELESYYKKHVAQDAGRSRMDILQFLIEHSPFLKKEENRWMATVIEVIRTTSLYFQPQIRTKILNEGWASYWHEELFLRDDRIKGHEVEFAIINAKVTSMPRVGLNPYALGMRLFYYLEEKANKGKFDLEFSRLYDSYARSKYDLQKNKGRDYIFYVRENFADSMFVNSFIDQDFVDKHKLFVVGKKLNKERMTWQYYVKSREADEYRKMVAEQLYHPPSVTVDVTEAGTLVLDHKFENKPLLREFVDGSLMGVEFLWGGPVALYSSEPIPIKVDETPSLAGPEEKMRKQYVWKRFKYTMKGRKLSRELAE; from the coding sequence ATGGAACTGATCAGTCAACATGCCAAGAAAATCATGGAAGGGTGTAAGGAACGCGCCCGTGATGCGGGGCTAACCTTTCAGGATGAGAGCCTTGAGTATATCGTCACCAACCGTGATATGCTCGAGCTCGGCCCGAAAAACATGATTCCGACCCTTTATGATTATTGGGTGCAGGATGTTGAAATTTTGAAAGAAACCGGCAGGTATGAGCTCTATCCATCAAATCCGTATGAAACGGTAATCAACACCAGACCGCCGATCTCGTTTTACAACGATAATAACCCGGACTGGCTGAACGTGATGATTTTTTATCACGTTATTGGCCATATCGATTTTTTCCAGAACAATATCTACTTCCGCCATACCTGGGACTATGATTTCTCCAGCAAGGCCATTTCGGACAAGCGGCTTATTGCCATGCTGCGTTCAGAAAAAGGACACTGGGTCGATTATGTGATCGAATTTGCCAAGGCGGTGGATAACCTTGTTGGTTATTACGAAACATTGGCAGGTTATGCCCGGCCGGATGGGCGCAGGATAACTATGCTGGATTATTATTTTGATGTCTTTTTACAGAAACATCAGAAGAAGAGTATCTCTGGCTACGTGAAGGAGATAGAGGATTACAACAAGAAGATCAAGGAGAATCCGGAGAAAGGGGAACAACTGTTTCTGGAGACGGTGAAGTCAAAATACACTGAGCTGGAATCCTACTATAAAAAGCATGTCGCCCAAGATGCCGGTCGCTCCCGTATGGATATCCTGCAGTTCCTGATAGAACACTCACCGTTTTTAAAAAAGGAAGAGAATCGCTGGATGGCCACCGTTATAGAGGTTATCCGTACTACCTCGCTCTATTTTCAGCCCCAGATCAGAACCAAGATATTGAATGAAGGGTGGGCCAGCTACTGGCATGAAGAATTGTTTCTCCGTGACGACAGGATCAAAGGTCATGAAGTGGAGTTCGCCATAATCAATGCCAAGGTGACCTCGATGCCGCGGGTTGGCTTAAACCCCTATGCCCTTGGCATGCGGCTCTTTTACTATCTTGAGGAAAAGGCCAACAAGGGGAAGTTTGACCTTGAGTTCAGCAGGCTTTATGACAGTTATGCTCGCAGCAAGTATGACCTGCAAAAGAATAAAGGTCGTGATTATATTTTTTATGTACGTGAAAATTTCGCAGACTCAATGTTTGTAAATTCTTTCATCGACCAGGATTTTGTTGATAAGCACAAGCTTTTTGTGGTGGGGAAAAAGCTGAACAAGGAGCGGATGACCTGGCAGTACTATGTGAAAAGCAGGGAAGCGGATGAGTACCGAAAAATGGTGGCTGAACAGCTCTATCACCCCCCGTCGGTTACGGTTGATGTGACCGAAGCTGGTACTTTGGTGCTAGACCATAAATTTGAAAATAAGCCACTGTTACGTGAGTTCGTGGACGGGTCTTTAATGGGGGTGGAGTTCCTCTGGGGCGGGCCGGTGGCCCTCTACTCGTCAGAGCCAATTCCCATAAAAGTTGATGAGACACCGTCTCTTGCCGGACCTGAAGAAAAAATGCGGAAACAGTATGTCTGGAAGCGGTTCAAATACACAATGAAGGGGCGTAAACTTTCACGGGAGTTGGCGGAATAG